A window of the Arachis duranensis cultivar V14167 chromosome 5, aradu.V14167.gnm2.J7QH, whole genome shotgun sequence genome harbors these coding sequences:
- the LOC107487139 gene encoding phosphoribulokinase, chloroplastic has product MAACTLYSTQCFNTISSTPSSKTHLGFHQRQVVFYTTTNNKRSSNKRSGNNNTGRYVITCAAGDTVVIGLAADSGCGKSTFMRRLTSVFGGAAEPPKGGNPDSNTLISDTTTVICLDDYHSLDRTGRKEKGVTALDPRANDFDLMYEQVKALKEGIAVEKPIYNHVTGLLDPPEVIKPPKILVIEGLHPMFDARVRDLLDFSIYLDISNEVKFAWKIQRDMAERGHSLESIKASIEARKPDFDAYIDPQKQYADAVIEVLPTQLIPDDNEGKILRVRLIQKEGIKHFSPVYLFDDGSTISWIPCGRKLTCSYPGIKFFYGPDTYFGNEVSVVEMDGQFDRLDELIYVESHLSNLSTKFYGEVTQQMLKHADFPGSNNGTGLFQTIVGLKIRDLYEQIITSKAETPVGAAKA; this is encoded by the exons ATGGCAGCTTGCACTCTCTACTCCACACAATGTTTCAACACAATCTCATCAACACCATCATCAAAAACACATTTAGGATTCCACCAAAGACAAGTAGTGTTCTACacaacaaccaataacaaaagaaGCAGCAACAAGAGAAGCGGAAACAACAATACCGGCCGCTATGTAATAACATGCGCGGCCGGAGACACGGTGGTGATTGGTCTTGCCGCAGACTCAGGCTGCGGCAAGAGTACCTTCATGAGAAGGCTAACAAGTGTGTTCGGGGGCGCGGCGGAGCCGCCCAAGGGCGGAAACCCGGACTCGAACACACTTATTAGTGACACAACCACCGTAATATGCTTGGATGATTACCATTCATTGGATAGAAccggaagaaaagagaagggtgTGACTGCACTTGATCCAAGAGCCAATGATTTTGACCTCATGTATGAACAAGTTAAGGCTCTTAAGGAAGGAATTGCAGTTGAGAAACCTATTTACAACCATGTCACTGGTCTCTTGGATCCACCAGAAGTCATCAAACCTCCCAAAATCTTGGTCATTGAAGGTTTGCATCCAAT GTTTGATGCTCGGGTCAGAGATCTCTTGGACTTCAGCATCTACTTAGACATTAGTAATGAGGTTAAATTCGCATGGAAAATTCAG AGAGACATGGCAGAGCGTGGACACAGTCTTGAAAGCATCAAGGCTAGCATTGAAGCAAGGAAGCCTGATTTTGATGCTTATATTG ATCCTCAAAAGCAATATGCAGATGCAGTGATAGAAGTGTTGCCAACTCAGCTGATCCCAGATGACAATGAAGGGAAGATTCTAAGAGTGAGGCTGATACAGAAAGAAGGGATTAAACACTTTAGCCCTGtttatttgtttgatgatggttCCACCATTTCTTGGATTCCATGTGGAAGGAAGCTTACATGCTCTTACCCTGGCATCAAATTCTTCTATGGACCTGATACTTACTTTGGAAATGAG GTGTCAGTTGTAGAAATGGATGGTCAATTTGACAGATTAGATGAACTAATATATGTAGAGAGCCATCTAAGCAACCTGTCAACAAAGTTCTATGGAGAAGTGACTCAACAGATGTTGAAGCATGCTGACTTCCCTGGAAGCAACAATGGTACTGGTCTCTTCCAAACCATTGTTGGTCTCAAGATTAGAGACTTATATGAACAGATCATAACCTCCAAGGCTGAGACTCCTGTTGGAGCAGCTAAGGCTTAG